The following proteins come from a genomic window of Syntrophorhabdus sp.:
- a CDS encoding VWA domain-containing protein yields the protein VTRDVVLTWKNYPYLSVETEVSNRTVAKGEEVDVTIRLKGDGSMLQSNPVDVVLAIDRSWSMNQKDEGTNTTRMAAAKNAAKAFVAEMNPEQDRIGLVSYSGYTTRNLPLTGNFSGVSSTVDDLIEDLGSGIFTATRKALRDSIWEMNRTAGNANPNAVRAVILMSDGEYNCYGDPLARGTGFYLSAIPPWAEVLPEDSMLWKRAQMDYKYFWDLRESWFGIGEVWYKGACQHTSQNMSVYAEKNNVRLYMISFTDEIKEGNTTWETMDILAGATGGKHYHADTGGDLARIYTEIAGELKAEAGVNTTLNLNFENVEVNTNPVPGDQVFDYVYKDGVSTHIHNQTGAGTVLYNGTIDQTDGDGWKQDKQLHFDIGTIRLGQTWEATFRLKVNKTGNINIFNESLSNSVIAFDGGGEGLILPDTYITGVDIDNTGIISPIRVTFTAPDSEPYTDRVPLTWTINYSGTQDVDVSLARSQYEDMRSPTHLLTRTLGPGRFVAADNTTTDSFMMPVKDLSPGQYWITVTASARDAETDEDTINVWAHTKGAPRAYIKIG from the coding sequence ACGTTACGCGGGATGTCGTCCTGACCTGGAAGAACTATCCGTACCTCTCGGTGGAGACGGAGGTCTCCAACCGGACGGTTGCGAAAGGCGAGGAGGTCGATGTCACGATCAGGCTGAAGGGCGACGGAAGTATGCTTCAGTCGAACCCGGTTGATGTGGTGCTGGCGATTGACCGGTCATGGAGTATGAACCAGAAGGATGAAGGCACGAATACGACGAGGATGGCTGCGGCAAAGAATGCGGCAAAGGCCTTCGTAGCGGAGATGAACCCCGAGCAGGATAGGATCGGCCTGGTTTCGTATAGCGGCTACACCACCCGTAATCTGCCCCTGACGGGCAATTTTTCGGGCGTGAGCAGCACTGTGGACGATCTTATCGAGGACCTTGGATCAGGGATATTTACCGCCACGCGGAAAGCGTTGCGCGACTCTATCTGGGAGATGAATCGGACCGCGGGGAATGCGAACCCCAATGCCGTGCGTGCCGTGATCCTGATGTCCGACGGTGAGTACAATTGCTACGGCGATCCGCTTGCCCGGGGTACGGGGTTTTATCTTAGTGCGATTCCTCCTTGGGCTGAAGTTCTTCCAGAAGACAGTATGCTGTGGAAGAGGGCCCAGATGGACTATAAATACTTCTGGGATCTTAGGGAGTCTTGGTTTGGGATAGGGGAAGTCTGGTATAAAGGCGCCTGTCAGCACACCAGCCAGAACATGTCCGTCTACGCGGAGAAGAACAACGTCCGGCTGTACATGATATCGTTCACTGACGAGATCAAGGAGGGCAATACCACATGGGAGACGATGGACATCCTTGCGGGGGCGACCGGCGGGAAACACTACCATGCCGACACCGGCGGCGACCTTGCCAGGATCTACACCGAGATCGCCGGCGAGCTCAAGGCAGAGGCCGGTGTCAACACCACGCTGAACCTCAACTTCGAGAACGTCGAGGTGAACACCAACCCGGTTCCCGGCGACCAGGTCTTCGACTACGTCTACAAGGACGGGGTCTCCACCCATATCCATAACCAGACCGGAGCCGGCACCGTCCTCTATAATGGTACCATCGACCAGACCGACGGCGACGGCTGGAAGCAGGACAAACAACTCCACTTCGACATCGGCACCATCCGCCTCGGCCAGACCTGGGAGGCGACCTTCCGCCTCAAGGTAAACAAAACCGGCAACATCAACATCTTCAACGAATCCCTCAGCAACTCGGTCATCGCGTTCGACGGCGGTGGAGAGGGACTGATCCTCCCTGACACATACATCACGGGTGTCGATATCGACAACACCGGGATCATATCACCCATCCGTGTTACGTTTACAGCGCCCGACTCCGAGCCGTACACCGACCGCGTCCCGTTGACCTGGACAATCAACTACAGCGGTACACAGGATGTCGACGTATCCCTCGCCCGCTCTCAGTATGAAGATATGCGGTCGCCGACCCACCTCCTCACCAGGACCCTGGGCCCCGGGAGATTTGTGGCCGCGGACAATACGACAACAGACTCGTTCATGATGCCTGTCAAGGACCTCTCGCCGGGGCAGTACTGGATA